GCTTGTATCGATTGACCACGGCGATTTTCAAAAGATCGCGCGTCGCATCCGCCGCCGCGGCGCCATCGATGACTTTGACCGCTTCGACGCTGCGGCGCGTGACGATCTGACCGTCATCGACGACGATCACGCGCACGCGCGACGACCGGGCTGCGATGCGGATGTCGGCGGGCGTCGTCGGCTTCGCCTCAAACCGGTTGATCGGCTCGGCGGGCGCGACGGTCATGCGCGACGAACCGCCTTCCGCGACGAGTTTCCCGTCGATCCATGTCCGCCGCACGTTGAATCGCTTCAGGTCTTCGACTTCGATGAAATCCGCCGGATCGCCGAGGCGGAGCAGGCCCACCGGCAGACGATAGTGTTCGACCGGCGTGATGCACGCCGCGGCGAGCACGTCGAACACATCGATGCCGTACGCGATCAGACGGGCCGCGATGTCGTTGATGTGCCCGTGCACCAGATCGTTGGGGTGCTTGTCATCGCAGCAGAGCATGACGCGCCCGCGGTGCGTGCCGACCAGCGGCCAGAGCGCTTGGAGATTCCGGGCGGCGGAGCCCTCGCGGATGAGAATCTTCGCGCCGGCGGCCAGCTTGTCGAGCGCCTCGGCGAGCGTGAAACATTCGTGATCGGTGCTGATGCCGACTTCGTGATAGCGCTTGGCCTGCTCGCCGCGCAGGCCGGGCGCGTGGCCATCGACGGGTTTGCCCGCTGATTTTGCGGCTTCGATCTTCGCCATGACCTCCCGATCGCGCGACAGTACGCCGGGCCAGTTCATCATCTCGCTCAGATACCCGATGCGCGGATCGTTGAGCCAGCGGCGCGTCGCCTCGACGCCGAGCGTCGCGCCGGCGGTCTCGAAATGCGTCGCCGGCACGCACGCCGGGGCGCCGAACATGAACTTGAGCGGCACGCGCGCCGCATCGGCGAGCATGAACTCGATGCCCGCATCGCCCAGCACGTTGGCGATCTCGTGCGGGTCGCTGACCGTCGCCACCGTGCCGTGCACCGAAGCAGCCGCGGCGAACATCGCCGGTGTGAGCATCGAGCTTTCCACATGCACATGCGCATCAACAAACCCCGGCATCAGGTACGCCCCGCCATCGCCGCCTTCCTCGATCGCCGCGATGCGCCCGTCCTCGACATGCACCACACCCGCAAAGATACGACGCGTCGTCGCATCCACAATCTGACCCGCAATCCGTTCACGCATCAACAGACCCTCGACCTATTCCCCGCCCGCGCACTTCCAGAAGCTGCGCCGCGATGCTCACCGCGATCTCCGACGGATGGTTCGACCCGATGGGCAACCCGATCGGGCAATGAAACTGCACTCGCTGCGCCGGCACGCCCGCTTCGCCGATCTCGCGTCGCAGCACCGCCGCCTTTGACGCGCTGCCGATGACGCCCAGGTAGGCGAATACGCGATTTTCCCGGAAGATTTCGACAAGCACGGGCAGATCGCTCTTGTGCCCGCGCGTCATGCAGAGCACGAAACAGTCGTCACTAAGTTTCTCCACTTCGCCCGGCGGATCGTCGGTGCGCGTGCGCGCCACGCCCGCCGGCAGGCGCTCCAGCCACTCCCCGCGCGGGTCGATGCAGCGCACCATGCACGGCATCGTCACCAGCAGCCGGGCCAGCGCCTGCGTGACATGCCCCGCGCCGAAAATGACGATCTTCCAATCGAGCAGGTTCGACGCCTCAAAGTACACCCGCACGACCCCGCCGCAGGTCATGCCCACATCGTTTTTCAGATTCCACTCAACGCACTGCGTCGGCACCGCCCGATCGGCGAGCATCCGCTGCGCGAACTCGATGGCCTTCGCTTCGATGCGCCCGCCGCCGACGGTCCCGGCGAGCAGCCCGTCGGCCGTGACGATCATGCGGCTCCCCGCGTCGGCGGGCGTCGAGCCGCGCGCTTCGACCAGCGTAGTCTCCACGAACGGCGTCCCCGTCCGCCGCAGATCGAGCATCACTTCCATCAGATTCCAGTCACGCATGGATTTGCTCACACTCCGACCGATCCCGCGCCCGCCGCATGACACAATCCGTTCCTGATCCCGGCAAGCGTCATGAGCACCACTTCCCCCGTCGCCGGCGCCGGCAACGCCACGGGTCCGTTTTTCGACTGCGCGTTGAGCGCTTCCTTGACCGCCGCCCAGACACAGATGCCCAGCATCAGCGGCGGCTCGCCCACGGCTTTGGATCGCCGGATATTCACCACATGACGCGGATTGCCGATCGTGTCGACGTTGAAAACCGCGGGAATATCGGTGATATCGGGAATCTTGTACGTCGTCGGCGAATGCGAAAGCAGCTCGCCCCGAGCGTCGTAGCACAGGTCCTCCGTCGTGCACCAGCCCATACCCTGCACGAACCCGCCGATGATCTGTCCGCGGTCGACGCCCGGATTGATCGACCGGCCGATGTCCATCAATACGTCGATGCGATCGACGACCGTCGCGCCGGTGAAGCGGTCGATCGTCACCTCGGCGACGGCAGCGCCGGTGGTGTAATACAGAAAGGGCGAACCCTGCCCGGTCTGCCGGTTGAAGTCGACGCCGGGCGTGGCGTAAAAACCGCGCGCGCCCAGATCGACGCGCGCCCGGCGTGCGGCGTGACAGAATTTCGTGAAGGCGATGCGCTGCGACGGATCGCGCTCGTCATGGACGTGATCGTCCGCGAACCGGATCGCCGCCGGTTCGGCGGTCAGCCCCCGCTGCGGCGCGGCCAGCAACGTCGCGGCGAACTGGGCCATGCGCGCCTTGATCTCTTCGCAAGCGTTCGCCGCCGCCGTGCCGTTGAGGTCGGTGCTGGCGCTGGCGGCGGTGGGCGAGGTGTTGGCGTTCTTTTCCGTCGAAGTCGTCATCATCTGCACACGCTCGACGGCGATGCCGAATTCGTCCGCGACGATCTGGCGGATTTTGACGTTAAGCCCCTGCCCCATCTCCGTCCCGCCCGTCGAGACCTGTACCGATCCGTCTTCGTAGACGTTGACGAGCGCGTTGCCCTGATTGAGGAAGCGCGTCGTGAACGAGATGCCGAACTTCACGGGCGTCATCGCCACGCCCTTGAGGTGCGTCTTTGAGCGGGCGTTAAAGTCCATCGCCGCGCGGCGGCGGGTGTCGTAGTTGCTCGTCTGTCGAATCCGGTCGGCCGTCTCGACGATGACGTGATCGCGGACGATCTGGCCGTAGGGCGTGACATTCCGCGGCGCTTCGCCGTAGAGATTGATGCGTCGTATGTCGGCCGGATCGCGGCCGAGGGCGTGAGCGATGTCGCTCATGATCGCTTCGATGGCGATGATCGCCTGCGGCCCCCCGAACCCGCGGAAGGCCGTATTCGGCGGCGTGTTCGTCCGCGCGATCCACCCGCGCAGCCGGGCGGTCGGCAGGTAGTACGCATTGTCCGAGTGCAGCAGCGTCCGCTCCAGCACCGACGTCGACAGATCGCAGAACGCCCCGCCGTCGGAGACGAAATCGAAATCCACCGCCAGCACGCGACCGTCTTCATCGAAGCCGACGCGATAGCCGGTGCGATAAGCGTGGCGCTTGCCGGTGATGTGCATGTCGTCGTCCTTGGTGTACACCACGCGCGCCGATCGCCCCGTCCGCATCGCGACCAGTGCCGCGAAACACGCCGCGGGTACTGACTGCGTCTCTTTCCCGCCGAACCCGCCGCCCATGCGTTTGCACTCGCACACCACCCGGCTCATCGGCACGCCGAGCACTTCCGCAAGCACGATCTGCGTCTCCGTCGGATTCTGCGTCGAGCTGACGACGCGCACCTGCCCGTCCTCGCCGGGATAGGCGATCGCCGCCTGCGATTCGAGATAGAACTGTTCCTGCCCCTTGTTGCGGAACACGCCGCTGAGCGTATGCGGGGCGCTTGCCAGCGCCGACTCGACATCGCCGCGCTCGATTTTCAACGGTGACGCCAGAAAGCTCTCGCGCTCGATCGCCTCGTCGATCGTCAGGATCGGCTTGTCCTCGTCCACCTCGATCGTCACCAGCGATCGCGCCGCTCGGGCCGCCTCGCGCGACTCGGCGGCGATGATCGCCACCGGCTGATGCAGATAGCTGATCCGATCGGCGACGAGAATCGGCTCGTCATGAAAGATCGGGCCCCACAGATTGCGGCCCGGAATGTCCTCGTGCGTCAAAACCGCCGCCACACCCGGCGCCGACAGCGCCTTCGACACATCGATGCGTTTGATCACACCCGACGCACACGGCGCGCCGACGAAATCGACGAACAATTCGCCCGACATCGGCGGGCAATCGTCGATGAACAGCGCGGAGCCGGTCACATGGCCGGTCGCCGAGTCGTGCGGAATGGGTTTGCCGAAAGTGGGCATGGTCAGTGCGTTTCCTTACGCCGGCGTCGCCGATGCGTCGGCCGGTGCGATGTCGTGATACGCCTTGAGTAGAATCGTGCGCGCCAGCTCAAGCCGGTAGTCCGCCGACCCGCGCACATCGCTGATCGGCTTGATCTCCCGCTGCGCGATGGCCCCGGCTTCGAGCATCAGCGATTCGCTCAGTGCCTGCCCGCGCAGCGCCGCCTCGGTTTTCGGCAGGCGCAGCACCACCGGCGCGACGCCGCCGTAGGCCAGCGCCGCATCCGTGATAATCGGCCCGTTCATCGTCAGAAGGATCGCAGCCGTGAACGTCGAGATGTCCAGGTCGCGGCGCTTGGACACCTTGTAGAGTCGCAGGCGCTGATTCGGTTTGGGGCGCGTCAGGCGGACTTCAACGAGCAGCTCGCCCGGGCGCAGGTCGAACTTCTTGTAACCGACGTAAAAGTCATTGATCGCCACGACGCGCCGGCCCGCCGTGCTGACAAGCGTGAGCTGCGCCTCGGTGACGAACAAGAGCGGCAGGGCATCGGCAATGGGCGAGGCATTGATGATGTTACCGCCGATGGTGCCGGCGTTGCGAATCTGCGGGGCGCCGAACACATCGAGCACCTCGGCAAATTCAGGCAATCCTTCGCGGCAGAAGGTCAGCACATCACTCCAGGGCGTCGCCGCGCCGATGACGATTTCGCCATTGTCATACGCCACGCGCTTCATCGCCGCGATGCCGTTGAGGCACAGCACATGATTGAGCGCGTATCGGTTCTTGTTGACCGCCACGCCGACGTCCGTCGCCCCGCTGACGATCCGCGCGCCCGGCCGCTCGGCGATGAACGCGGCGGCCTCGTCGATCGATGCGGCGATGCACACGTCGATGTCGCCCTCGGTGAGCCGCACGCTCGGTTCATCACCCGCGAACGCTTCGCGCATCGGCGCGACGGGGTAGCGTTTGCACAACGGCGTGCCGCCCGCCGCATCGATCTTCGCGCCGGCTTCGACAATCTGCACGTACCCTGTGCAGCGGCAGAGATTGCCGGTCAGGCCGTAGCGGAGCTGCTCGGGTTCGATGTGCTGCTGACCGGCGCGATGAGCATCTTCGCACAGGCCGGTCATCGTGACGACGAAGCCCGGCGTGCAGAATCCGCACTGAGAGCCGTGGCCATCAACCATCGCCTGCTGCACGACATTGAGCCGTCCGGATTCGGCGAGGCCTTCGACGGTGAGGACGTGCGTGTGGTCAAGCTGGAAGAGGAAGGTGATGCACGCATCGACCGGGCGGTAGGTCGGCTCGGCGTCCTCGTCGAGTCGCGCGACCAGCACGGTGCACGCACCGCAGTCGCCTTCGCTGCAGACGATTTTCGTGCCGACGAGGTTGCGGCGACGACGGAGGTAGTCGGAGAGTGTGAGTGTCGCTTCGCCTGCGTGAATGCGATGCGGTTGGCCGTTGATGTGAAAGTGAATCTCGTCGCGCGTCATGTCATAACCGGTCCGACGCCTCTACCCGTCAGGCCCATCCCTGCTATCATACGCCGATATGTGCGCCAAAACATTGTCGTCGCACCCAAATGCTTTTCCCGCCGACGCCTCGGTCGGCGTGACGGCCCTCGGGCTTTGCGATGATCTGGCCGGCTGCTCCGACGACGCCGATCGATTGACGCGTGTTTTTCTGGGCGAAGGCATGAAAGCGGCGCACCATCTGCTCGCCCAATGGTCCGACGAACGGGGCCTTTCATGCCGCATCGACGCGGCGGGGAATTTCATCGCCCGACGCCCCGCCGCCTCGGATAACGCGCCCGTGCTGCTCATCGGATCGCACCTCGATACGGTCCCCAACGCCGGCCGATATGACGGGGCGCTGGGCATCGTCATCGGCTTCGCCGCCGTCGAACAACTCGGCGACATCCCCCTGCCGTTTCACGTCGACGTCGTCGCCTTCAGTGAAGAAGAAGGCGTGCGCTATCGCCTGAGCTACATCGGCTCCAGCGCCCTCGCGGGCACGTTCGACCCCGCCTGGCTCGACCGCGTCGATGACGCCGGGGTCGCCATGCATGAGGCGATCGCAAGCTACGGCCTCAACCCCGGCGCGATCGCCGACGCCGTCTATGATCGCGCCCGCCTGATCGGATACATCGAAGCGCACATCGAACAGGGCCCCGTGCTCGAATCGCTCGGGCAGCCGGTCGGCATCGTCAGCGCCATCGCCGGCCAGTCGCGTCTGCGGCTCTCGTTCCACGGCCGGGCCGCGCACGCCGGGACCACGCCGATGGCCGACCGCGCCGATGCGCTCGTCGCCGCGAGCCGGTTCATCGCCGCCGCGTCGGACATGAGCCAGTCCGACCCCGACCTGCGCGTTACGATCGGCCGCATCGACAATCTGCCCAACGCGACGAATGTCATTCCCGAAACAACGACCATCTCGCTGGACGTGCGTCATCCGCTCGACGCGGCGCGCGAAGCGGCGATGACCCGCCTGATCGATGAGGCGAGGCGGCTCGCAAGCGCCGCGCGCGTGACGTTCACCATCGATGAATCCCGCTCGCAGGCGGCGGTGAAGATGGACGATCGACTCCGCGCGTGTCTTGCCGCTGCGGCCAAGTCGGCGGGGTGCGAAGCGCCGGTTTTGCCCAGCGGGGCGGGACACGATGCGGTGCCGATGGCGGCGCTGGGGCCGGTGAGCATGCTGTTCGTGCGCCATCCCGGCGGGGTGAGCCATCATCCCTCGGAGCGCGTCGAGGCGGGCGATGTCGCGGTCGCGATCGATGTGATCGTGCGATGCATCGGGCGGATTGCCGAAGAACACACGAGGAAGCCACAACCATGACGTTACCATTGGGTCAGACGCGCAGCCGCGTCGCGCGCGATCATGCGATGATCGGGCCGGATTCGCATGTCATCGCGGCGCTGCCGGGTTGGAGGCAGACGCAGGGCGTCGTGCTGATTTCGCCGGCGATGGGCGCGGGGTTCACGCAGTACATCGCCATGATGGGCCCCGGCTCCGTGTCGGCCCCGCCGCAGCCGGGCGTCGAGCGCTTCGTGTTCGTGCGCGATGGGGCCGCGACGCTCGCGCTCGATGGGAAGAAGCATGCGCTCGATGCACAGGGCTATGCGTACCTGCCGCCGGACGCGCCGCATGAGATCACCACGGACAACGTCGCTTCGCTGATCCTCTTCGAGTACCGGTACCAAGCGCGCGAAGGCGTCGCGCCGCCGAAGGCGTTGGTCGGGCGGGCGGCCGATCGCAAGGCACAACCGTTCATGGGCGATCCGGATGCGATGCTGGCGAATCTGTTGCCGGACGAGCCGGGGTATGACCTGGCGGTGAATCTGTTCACGTTCAACCCCGGCGCGGCGCTGCCGCTCGTCGAGGTGCATGTGTTCGAGCATGGGCTGTACATGACGCGCGGGCGCGGCGTGTATCGGCTCGGCGACGAATGGTTCCCCGTCGAGGCGGGCGATTCGATCTGGATGGGGCCCTACTGTCCGCAATGGTTCTGTGCGATCGGCAAGGCGCCGGCGCAGTACCTATATTCCAAGAACGTCAACCGGGACGCCATGTCGTGAAGCCACATGTGAACATCGAGCGGCTGCTGGGGGAACTGAACGCGCTGGCGAAGATCAGCAGCTATCCCGCGCCGGCGGTGACGCGCATCGTGTTCAGCGAGGAGGACCGCCGGGGTCGCGCCATGCTTCGCGCGCTTTACGAGGCGGCGGGACTGTCCGTGCATGTCGATCCGATCGGCAACACGTTCGCCCGCTGGACCGGCACGGAGCCGTCGCTTCCGGGAATCGGCAGCGGGTCGCACACGGATGCGATTCCCAATGCGGGGATGTACGACGGAACGGTCGGCGTGCTGGGGGCGCTGGAGGCGATCCGCGCTCTTCAGGCCGCCGGGTTCAAACCGCGCCGCTCGATCGACGTGATCATGTTCACCAGCGAGGAGCCGACGCGCTTCGCCATGGGCTGCACCGGCTCGCGGACGATGAGCGGCGTACTCTCGCCGGCGCAGCTTTCGGCCCTGACCGATTCGGAGGGTCATCACTACGATCAGGTCCGCACCGCCGCGGGGTTCCGCGGCGACATGTCGAAGGTGCGGCTGTCCGCCGATCATTACCACGCTTTCGTCGAGCTTCACATCGAACAAGGCCCGCGCCTCGAAGCGGCGAACCTCGACATCGGGATCGTCACCGCCATCGCCGCGCCGGCCACGCTCGATGTCGTCGTCGACGGCGAAGGCGGGCATGCGGGGGGCGTGATGATGCGCGATCGCCATGATGCATTCTGCGCCGCGGCGGAGATCGTCTTGATGCTCGAGCGGCTCGCCAATGCGGCGAGCCCCGACACCGTCGGCACCTGCGGGCAGATTCGCGTCGAGCCCGCCGCCGTGAACTCGATCCCGTTCCGCGCCGCCATGACTTTCGACATCCGCGACATCGACGGCGAGCGGCGCGACCGGCTCATCGAAGACCTCGTCGCCGGGTCCTACGTGCTCGCCTCCCGCCGGGGCGTCAAAGTCCGTTTCACCACACGCAACGCCGACCCCCCCGCCGCCTGCGCGGACTTCGTCATCGACGCCGTGCAAGCCGCCTGCGAAGGGGCGGGCGCATCGAGCATGAAGCTCGTGAGCCGGGCGTATCACGATTCGCTGTTCATGGCCCGCCTGTGCCCGATCGGCATGATCTTCATCCCCTGCCGCGGCGGCGTGTCGCACCGGCCTGATGAATACGCGAGCCCCGAACACATCGCGCGCGGCGTCGAAGTCCTGGCGCGCACGCTCGCCACGCTGGCGGGGTGATTGGAAGCGT
The window above is part of the Planctomycetota bacterium genome. Proteins encoded here:
- a CDS encoding (S)-ureidoglycine aminohydrolase, with protein sequence MTLPLGQTRSRVARDHAMIGPDSHVIAALPGWRQTQGVVLISPAMGAGFTQYIAMMGPGSVSAPPQPGVERFVFVRDGAATLALDGKKHALDAQGYAYLPPDAPHEITTDNVASLILFEYRYQAREGVAPPKALVGRAADRKAQPFMGDPDAMLANLLPDEPGYDLAVNLFTFNPGAALPLVEVHVFEHGLYMTRGRGVYRLGDEWFPVEAGDSIWMGPYCPQWFCAIGKAPAQYLYSKNVNRDAMS
- the ade gene encoding adenine deaminase, which produces MRERIAGQIVDATTRRIFAGVVHVEDGRIAAIEEGGDGGAYLMPGFVDAHVHVESSMLTPAMFAAAASVHGTVATVSDPHEIANVLGDAGIEFMLADAARVPLKFMFGAPACVPATHFETAGATLGVEATRRWLNDPRIGYLSEMMNWPGVLSRDREVMAKIEAAKSAGKPVDGHAPGLRGEQAKRYHEVGISTDHECFTLAEALDKLAAGAKILIREGSAARNLQALWPLVGTHRGRVMLCCDDKHPNDLVHGHINDIAARLIAYGIDVFDVLAAACITPVEHYRLPVGLLRLGDPADFIEVEDLKRFNVRRTWIDGKLVAEGGSSRMTVAPAEPINRFEAKPTTPADIRIAARSSRVRVIVVDDGQIVTRRSVEAVKVIDGAAAADATRDLLKIAVVNRYKPARPAAAFVQGFGLKRGAIAGSVAHDSHNIIAVGADDASLRRAVNAVIERRGGLAVVDGDQTHALALPVAGLMSTQSCGQVAKQYDLLETAARSLGSTLRSPFMTLSFMSLLVIPTLKLSDKGLFDGEKFAFVDLFA
- a CDS encoding 2Fe-2S iron-sulfur cluster binding domain-containing protein, translating into MTRDEIHFHINGQPHRIHAGEATLTLSDYLRRRRNLVGTKIVCSEGDCGACTVLVARLDEDAEPTYRPVDACITFLFQLDHTHVLTVEGLAESGRLNVVQQAMVDGHGSQCGFCTPGFVVTMTGLCEDAHRAGQQHIEPEQLRYGLTGNLCRCTGYVQIVEAGAKIDAAGGTPLCKRYPVAPMREAFAGDEPSVRLTEGDIDVCIAASIDEAAAFIAERPGARIVSGATDVGVAVNKNRYALNHVLCLNGIAAMKRVAYDNGEIVIGAATPWSDVLTFCREGLPEFAEVLDVFGAPQIRNAGTIGGNIINASPIADALPLLFVTEAQLTLVSTAGRRVVAINDFYVGYKKFDLRPGELLVEVRLTRPKPNQRLRLYKVSKRRDLDISTFTAAILLTMNGPIITDAALAYGGVAPVVLRLPKTEAALRGQALSESLMLEAGAIAQREIKPISDVRGSADYRLELARTILLKAYHDIAPADASATPA
- a CDS encoding allantoate amidohydrolase; protein product: MCAKTLSSHPNAFPADASVGVTALGLCDDLAGCSDDADRLTRVFLGEGMKAAHHLLAQWSDERGLSCRIDAAGNFIARRPAASDNAPVLLIGSHLDTVPNAGRYDGALGIVIGFAAVEQLGDIPLPFHVDVVAFSEEEGVRYRLSYIGSSALAGTFDPAWLDRVDDAGVAMHEAIASYGLNPGAIADAVYDRARLIGYIEAHIEQGPVLESLGQPVGIVSAIAGQSRLRLSFHGRAAHAGTTPMADRADALVAASRFIAAASDMSQSDPDLRVTIGRIDNLPNATNVIPETTTISLDVRHPLDAAREAAMTRLIDEARRLASAARVTFTIDESRSQAAVKMDDRLRACLAAAAKSAGCEAPVLPSGAGHDAVPMAALGPVSMLFVRHPGGVSHHPSERVEAGDVAVAIDVIVRCIGRIAEEHTRKPQP
- a CDS encoding hydantoinase/carbamoylase family amidase, with amino-acid sequence MVLCDRQGAGAVPIFQERQPGRHVVKPHVNIERLLGELNALAKISSYPAPAVTRIVFSEEDRRGRAMLRALYEAAGLSVHVDPIGNTFARWTGTEPSLPGIGSGSHTDAIPNAGMYDGTVGVLGALEAIRALQAAGFKPRRSIDVIMFTSEEPTRFAMGCTGSRTMSGVLSPAQLSALTDSEGHHYDQVRTAAGFRGDMSKVRLSADHYHAFVELHIEQGPRLEAANLDIGIVTAIAAPATLDVVVDGEGGHAGGVMMRDRHDAFCAAAEIVLMLERLANAASPDTVGTCGQIRVEPAAVNSIPFRAAMTFDIRDIDGERRDRLIEDLVAGSYVLASRRGVKVRFTTRNADPPAACADFVIDAVQAACEGAGASSMKLVSRAYHDSLFMARLCPIGMIFIPCRGGVSHRPDEYASPEHIARGVEVLARTLATLAG
- the xdhC gene encoding xanthine dehydrogenase accessory protein XdhC; the protein is MRDWNLMEVMLDLRRTGTPFVETTLVEARGSTPADAGSRMIVTADGLLAGTVGGGRIEAKAIEFAQRMLADRAVPTQCVEWNLKNDVGMTCGGVVRVYFEASNLLDWKIVIFGAGHVTQALARLLVTMPCMVRCIDPRGEWLERLPAGVARTRTDDPPGEVEKLSDDCFVLCMTRGHKSDLPVLVEIFRENRVFAYLGVIGSASKAAVLRREIGEAGVPAQRVQFHCPIGLPIGSNHPSEIAVSIAAQLLEVRGRGIGRGSVDA
- the xdhB gene encoding xanthine dehydrogenase molybdopterin binding subunit is translated as MPTFGKPIPHDSATGHVTGSALFIDDCPPMSGELFVDFVGAPCASGVIKRIDVSKALSAPGVAAVLTHEDIPGRNLWGPIFHDEPILVADRISYLHQPVAIIAAESREAARAARSLVTIEVDEDKPILTIDEAIERESFLASPLKIERGDVESALASAPHTLSGVFRNKGQEQFYLESQAAIAYPGEDGQVRVVSSTQNPTETQIVLAEVLGVPMSRVVCECKRMGGGFGGKETQSVPAACFAALVAMRTGRSARVVYTKDDDMHITGKRHAYRTGYRVGFDEDGRVLAVDFDFVSDGGAFCDLSTSVLERTLLHSDNAYYLPTARLRGWIARTNTPPNTAFRGFGGPQAIIAIEAIMSDIAHALGRDPADIRRINLYGEAPRNVTPYGQIVRDHVIVETADRIRQTSNYDTRRRAAMDFNARSKTHLKGVAMTPVKFGISFTTRFLNQGNALVNVYEDGSVQVSTGGTEMGQGLNVKIRQIVADEFGIAVERVQMMTTSTEKNANTSPTAASASTDLNGTAAANACEEIKARMAQFAATLLAAPQRGLTAEPAAIRFADDHVHDERDPSQRIAFTKFCHAARRARVDLGARGFYATPGVDFNRQTGQGSPFLYYTTGAAVAEVTIDRFTGATVVDRIDVLMDIGRSINPGVDRGQIIGGFVQGMGWCTTEDLCYDARGELLSHSPTTYKIPDITDIPAVFNVDTIGNPRHVVNIRRSKAVGEPPLMLGICVWAAVKEALNAQSKNGPVALPAPATGEVVLMTLAGIRNGLCHAAGAGSVGV